Proteins from a genomic interval of Streptomyces sp. NBC_01445:
- a CDS encoding aminotransferase family protein has translation MSYKNENEAAPIAGPALWSAQAHLPSVLGRQLIIERAEGSYVFTTDGRRLFDGTAGLWHANVGHARPELADAAQAQMLRLETYHVFGRYLNDRAVELGERLAAMSPVADPKVILNSGGSDAIDVACKLARRHWQHAGHGDKTVILSREFAYHGLHAYGTSIAGLDFNRDGYGTESLVPETARVSTYDIDAVERTVHEIGADRIAAIVAEPIQGTGGVITPAPGYLEGLQRICRENDILLIIDEVITGFGRTGHMFATERYGLEPDLITFAKGVTSGYAPLGGVLVAPHIWQPFYRDSAQTPMFRHGATYSGHATACAVALRNLDILDEEKLVPRVGELEQLLVRELDALAGHEAVVETRVAGLLGGVGLVDDVSAEAVTDELVEHGFVTRPLRGNTVQISPPFITTDDELRQLVAAIGAVLDARAAR, from the coding sequence ATGTCGTACAAGAACGAGAACGAAGCGGCCCCGATCGCCGGCCCCGCCCTGTGGAGCGCGCAGGCCCACCTCCCGTCCGTTCTGGGACGTCAGCTGATCATCGAACGCGCGGAAGGCAGCTACGTGTTCACCACCGACGGCCGCCGTCTCTTCGACGGCACCGCGGGCCTGTGGCACGCCAACGTCGGCCACGCACGCCCCGAACTCGCCGACGCCGCCCAGGCGCAGATGCTGCGCCTGGAGACGTACCACGTCTTCGGCCGCTATCTGAACGACCGCGCCGTCGAGCTGGGCGAGCGCCTCGCCGCCATGTCGCCCGTCGCCGACCCCAAGGTCATCCTGAACAGCGGTGGCAGTGACGCCATCGACGTCGCCTGCAAGCTCGCCCGCCGGCACTGGCAGCATGCGGGTCACGGAGACAAGACGGTGATCCTCAGCCGCGAGTTCGCCTACCACGGCCTGCACGCCTACGGCACCAGCATCGCGGGCCTCGACTTCAACCGGGACGGCTACGGCACCGAGTCCCTGGTCCCGGAGACCGCGCGCGTATCGACGTACGACATCGACGCGGTCGAACGCACCGTGCACGAGATCGGCGCGGACCGCATCGCCGCCATCGTGGCCGAGCCGATCCAGGGCACCGGCGGCGTGATCACGCCCGCCCCCGGATACCTGGAGGGCCTGCAGCGCATCTGCCGGGAGAACGACATCCTCCTGATCATCGACGAAGTGATCACCGGATTCGGACGCACCGGCCACATGTTCGCCACCGAACGCTACGGCCTCGAGCCCGACCTGATCACCTTCGCCAAGGGCGTCACCTCCGGCTACGCACCGCTCGGCGGCGTGCTGGTGGCGCCGCACATCTGGCAGCCGTTCTACCGGGACTCGGCACAGACACCGATGTTCCGGCACGGTGCCACCTACTCGGGGCACGCCACGGCCTGTGCCGTCGCCCTGCGCAACCTCGACATCCTCGACGAGGAGAAGCTGGTGCCGCGAGTCGGCGAGCTTGAGCAGCTCCTCGTCCGCGAACTCGACGCACTGGCCGGCCACGAGGCGGTCGTGGAGACCCGCGTGGCTGGACTCCTCGGCGGCGTCGGCCTCGTCGACGACGTCAGCGCCGAAGCGGTCACCGACGAACTCGTCGAGCACGGCTTCGTCACGCGCCCGCTGCGTGGCAACACCGTGCAGATCAGCCCGCCGTTCATCACCACCGACGACGAACTGCGCCAACTCGTCGCCGCGATCGGCGCCGTCCTGGATGCCCGCGCCGCCCGGTGA
- a CDS encoding MFS transporter — MIVIGLGTVWVLDGLEVTTVGNIASRLSEEGSGLAITSAQVTGLAAALYVAGACTGALFFGWLTDRFGRKKLFMVTLAVYLAATAMTGLSFSAWWFFLFRFLTGFGIGGEYAAINSAIDELIPSKYRGRVDLVINGSYWLGAVGGALLSIVMLNTDYFPKDLGWRLTFALGVVLGLVILLVRRHVPESPRWQLIHGHREDADKLVDSVEREIEDEKHEELPPPASEITIHERKSIGFGLIAKTVFRSYPKRAVLGLSLFIGQAFLYNAITFGFGAILTTFFDVESGHTGYYFAVIAAGNFVGPLVLGKLFDTVGRRIMIAGTYIVPGILLFITAWLFDRGSLTANTLTACWCVVLFFASAGASSAYLTVSEVFPMETRAMAIAFFYAIGTAVGGISGPLIFADLTASGVPGDTALAFSIGAALMCAAGLVAAFLAVNAEQRSLEDIARPLSQTDKSGRQRPDSGGGPAPVG, encoded by the coding sequence ATGATCGTCATCGGTCTGGGCACCGTGTGGGTTTTGGACGGCCTCGAAGTGACGACGGTCGGCAACATCGCGAGCCGGCTGTCGGAGGAGGGGTCGGGGCTGGCTATCACGTCCGCTCAGGTCACGGGCCTTGCCGCGGCCCTCTACGTGGCAGGTGCCTGCACGGGTGCACTGTTCTTCGGCTGGCTCACCGACCGGTTCGGCCGCAAGAAGCTGTTCATGGTGACGCTCGCGGTCTACCTCGCCGCGACCGCGATGACCGGGCTGTCCTTCAGCGCGTGGTGGTTCTTCCTCTTCCGCTTTCTGACCGGTTTCGGCATCGGCGGGGAGTACGCGGCCATCAACTCGGCGATCGACGAGCTGATCCCCTCGAAGTACCGGGGCCGGGTCGACCTCGTCATCAACGGCAGCTACTGGCTGGGCGCGGTCGGCGGGGCGCTGCTGTCGATCGTCATGCTGAACACGGACTACTTCCCCAAGGACCTCGGCTGGCGTCTCACCTTCGCTCTCGGTGTCGTCCTGGGCCTGGTGATCCTCCTCGTGCGGCGGCACGTGCCGGAGAGCCCGCGGTGGCAGCTCATCCATGGGCACCGCGAGGACGCCGACAAGCTCGTCGACTCCGTGGAGCGGGAGATCGAGGATGAGAAGCACGAGGAACTGCCGCCCCCGGCGAGCGAGATCACGATCCACGAGCGCAAGAGCATCGGCTTCGGGCTCATCGCGAAGACCGTCTTCCGCAGCTATCCGAAGCGCGCGGTACTGGGGCTGTCTCTCTTCATCGGGCAGGCCTTTCTCTATAACGCGATCACCTTCGGCTTCGGCGCGATTCTCACCACGTTCTTCGACGTCGAGAGTGGCCACACCGGCTACTACTTCGCGGTGATCGCGGCCGGCAACTTCGTCGGCCCGCTTGTGCTCGGCAAATTGTTCGACACGGTCGGGCGGCGCATCATGATCGCGGGTACGTACATCGTGCCCGGCATTCTGCTGTTCATCACGGCCTGGCTCTTCGACCGGGGCTCGCTCACGGCCAACACCCTCACCGCGTGCTGGTGCGTCGTGCTGTTCTTCGCCTCGGCCGGGGCGAGCAGTGCCTACCTGACGGTCTCCGAGGTCTTCCCGATGGAGACCAGGGCCATGGCCATCGCGTTCTTCTACGCGATCGGTACAGCGGTCGGCGGGATCAGCGGCCCGCTCATCTTCGCCGACCTCACCGCATCGGGCGTCCCCGGCGATACGGCCCTCGCCTTCTCTATCGGGGCGGCCCTGATGTGCGCGGCAGGACTCGTCGCGGCGTTTCTCGCGGTCAACGCCGAGCAGCGGTCCTTGGAGGACATCGCGAGGCCCCTTTCCCAGACGGACAAGAGCGGAAGACAACGACCCGACAGCGGAGGTGGCCCAGCCCCCGTGGGCTGA
- a CDS encoding purine-cytosine permease family protein has translation MADEHAGGLVESRSIDVVPDAERHGTAFSQFTLWVGANLQITAVVTGALAVVLGANAFWAVIGLLVGNLLGGAVMALHSAQGPRLGLPQMISSRAQFGVRGAVVPLVLAVFMFIGCTASGTVLAGEAVGELTHLGPTAGILIFTAVTAVAAVVGYRLIHFLGRLAGVVCGVAFVYLGVRLLQHDDIGAVVADHTFALPVFLLAVSLAASWQLSFGPYVADYSRYLPRATSARATFGWTLAGTALGAQWSMTFGALAAAAAGEAFVGHEVTYVVSLGGAGATAALLYFVIALGKLTVTVLNTYGAFMSTVTSVTGMRRRGAVPYRLSPRGRVGYIAAIIVAGAVLALAGRGNFLDTFSTFLLIVLAFFTPWSAVNLADYYLVAKERYDIPALNDPDGRYGSWRMPALVSYGFGLLVQLPFMATDLFTGPLVAPLGGADISWLVGLTLPGFLYWILARRERDRVPDRMIYPEAPGEEVRAREEVAAG, from the coding sequence ATGGCGGATGAACATGCAGGCGGTCTCGTCGAGTCACGGTCCATCGACGTGGTGCCGGACGCCGAGCGGCACGGCACCGCGTTCAGCCAGTTCACGCTGTGGGTGGGCGCGAACCTGCAGATCACCGCGGTGGTCACGGGCGCACTCGCGGTGGTCCTCGGTGCGAACGCCTTCTGGGCGGTCATCGGGCTGCTCGTGGGGAATCTGCTCGGCGGCGCGGTGATGGCACTGCACTCGGCGCAGGGGCCCCGGCTCGGACTGCCTCAAATGATCTCCTCGCGGGCGCAGTTCGGGGTGCGCGGAGCCGTGGTGCCGCTGGTCCTGGCTGTGTTCATGTTCATCGGCTGCACCGCGAGCGGCACCGTCCTCGCCGGTGAGGCCGTCGGCGAGCTGACCCATCTGGGACCGACCGCCGGCATCCTGATCTTCACGGCGGTCACCGCGGTCGCGGCCGTCGTCGGCTACCGGCTGATCCACTTCCTGGGACGGCTCGCCGGCGTCGTGTGCGGGGTGGCGTTCGTCTATCTCGGCGTGCGCCTGCTGCAGCACGACGACATCGGCGCGGTCGTCGCCGACCACACCTTCGCGCTGCCGGTGTTCCTGCTCGCGGTGTCCCTCGCGGCGTCCTGGCAACTGTCGTTCGGGCCGTACGTCGCCGACTACTCGCGCTATCTGCCGCGTGCGACCTCCGCACGGGCCACTTTCGGCTGGACGCTGGCGGGGACGGCGCTCGGCGCCCAGTGGTCGATGACCTTCGGGGCGCTGGCCGCGGCGGCCGCGGGGGAGGCGTTCGTCGGACACGAGGTGACCTACGTGGTGTCGCTCGGCGGGGCGGGCGCAACGGCGGCGCTGCTCTACTTCGTTATCGCCCTGGGGAAGTTGACGGTCACGGTGCTCAACACATACGGCGCTTTCATGTCGACCGTGACGAGTGTGACCGGGATGCGGCGGCGTGGCGCGGTGCCCTACCGCCTTTCGCCGCGCGGGCGGGTCGGCTACATCGCCGCCATCATCGTGGCGGGTGCGGTGCTCGCCCTGGCCGGGCGGGGCAACTTCCTCGACACGTTCTCGACGTTCCTGCTGATCGTGCTGGCCTTCTTCACTCCGTGGAGCGCGGTCAACCTCGCCGACTACTACCTCGTCGCCAAGGAACGCTACGACATTCCGGCCCTCAACGACCCGGACGGGCGCTACGGGTCGTGGCGGATGCCGGCGCTGGTCTCCTATGGGTTCGGTCTCCTCGTCCAACTCCCGTTCATGGCCACGGACTTGTTCACCGGCCCTCTCGTCGCCCCGCTGGGCGGTGCCGACATCTCCTGGCTCGTCGGCCTGACGCTGCCGGGATTCCTGTACTGGATCCTGGCCCGGCGCGAGCGGGACCGTGTCCCGGACCGGATGATCTATCCCGAGGCCCCGGGGGAGGAGGTCAGGGCGCGGGAGGAAGTCGCGGCGGGCTGA
- a CDS encoding DinB family protein, with protein MIDEFAKDNLHGRLRRDRKALLWKLDGLSEYDARRPLTATGTNLLGLVKHVATVEARYFGEVFDRPSLEPLPRWQDSNGSDLWATEDETRDQIIGFYRLTWEHSDATINELPLDAPGHVPWWPEPYPNTNLFAIMVHVLGESIRHAGHADILREGLDGRTGVRAEYENQIDEEARAAYCAKIEQAARSAAPIKA; from the coding sequence ATGATCGATGAATTCGCGAAAGACAACCTGCACGGGAGACTGCGGCGGGACCGCAAGGCGCTGCTCTGGAAACTCGACGGCTTGTCCGAATACGACGCCCGCCGACCTTTGACAGCGACCGGGACCAATCTCCTGGGCCTGGTCAAACACGTGGCCACCGTCGAGGCCAGGTACTTCGGCGAGGTCTTCGACCGCCCTTCCCTGGAACCGCTGCCCCGGTGGCAGGACTCCAACGGCAGCGATCTGTGGGCGACCGAGGACGAGACCCGCGATCAGATCATCGGGTTCTACCGGCTCACATGGGAACACTCGGACGCGACGATCAACGAGCTTCCCCTCGACGCCCCCGGCCACGTGCCGTGGTGGCCGGAACCTTATCCCAACACGAACCTGTTCGCCATCATGGTCCATGTCCTCGGCGAGTCCATCCGGCATGCCGGGCACGCCGATATCCTGCGCGAGGGCCTCGACGGCCGGACCGGGGTGCGCGCCGAATACGAGAACCAGATCGACGAGGAAGCCCGTGCGGCCTACTGCGCGAAGATCGAGCAGGCCGCCAGGTCGGCCGCACCAATCAAGGCTTAG
- a CDS encoding HEAT repeat domain-containing protein: protein MSAVRDGDTALVKVLLHADSEPGMVDGAFRLAIRAYAGHMAQLLLQDGADASASRPEEFLSLHEAVDSGSPALVEALLDHSIRARYSRPELSEMRDLARAWHEAGVEAELRRRTGSHDVLVRTRVLDDEYYSVGEFTLGGTSVRDGHGAILTDLEELLGVRASFEELMARALHHGQHHSAWGHAVILLASRRDHETWAAAAALRTHAGPLHRLFGAGVLRLTHLFDGSDEDAFAGPALDLFTDWSAGEEDLAVLTEVLVALGEHADSRADAALLPYVGHPDVGIRCAVASGFGTWPEPPAFLDEVREALLVLMTDTDAAVRQTACRTVAEGKDHDPVFAHAMAALLDDADRRVQVTAAYGLALHDDERCVEAARRLPPTPPGSPHEHELDAVWRYEWRRDGH, encoded by the coding sequence ATGTCCGCGGTGAGGGATGGGGACACTGCCCTAGTGAAGGTCCTTCTTCATGCGGACAGCGAGCCCGGCATGGTGGATGGCGCCTTTCGCCTGGCGATACGGGCGTACGCCGGGCATATGGCCCAGCTGCTGCTCCAGGACGGGGCGGATGCCAGTGCGAGCCGGCCGGAAGAGTTCCTGTCCTTGCACGAGGCAGTCGATTCGGGGTCGCCTGCGCTGGTCGAGGCGCTCTTGGACCACAGCATCCGCGCCCGCTACTCCAGGCCCGAGCTGTCGGAGATGCGTGACCTCGCGCGCGCCTGGCACGAGGCGGGAGTCGAAGCCGAGCTGCGGCGCCGCACGGGCTCCCACGACGTCCTTGTCCGCACCCGGGTCCTGGACGACGAGTACTACAGCGTCGGCGAGTTCACCCTCGGGGGGACATCCGTCCGAGACGGGCACGGAGCGATCCTCACGGACCTGGAGGAGTTGCTCGGCGTCCGCGCCTCCTTCGAGGAGCTCATGGCACGCGCGTTGCACCATGGCCAGCACCACAGTGCATGGGGGCATGCCGTCATCCTGCTGGCCAGTCGCCGTGATCACGAGACCTGGGCAGCTGCCGCGGCACTGCGCACGCATGCAGGGCCGCTCCACCGTTTGTTCGGCGCCGGGGTGCTACGGCTGACTCATCTCTTCGACGGCAGCGACGAGGATGCGTTCGCCGGCCCGGCCCTGGACCTTTTCACCGACTGGTCGGCCGGGGAAGAAGACCTCGCTGTGCTCACCGAGGTGCTGGTCGCGCTCGGTGAGCACGCCGATTCGCGTGCCGACGCCGCCCTCCTGCCCTACGTCGGGCACCCCGACGTCGGGATTCGGTGCGCGGTGGCGAGCGGGTTCGGCACGTGGCCCGAGCCACCTGCCTTCCTGGATGAGGTTCGTGAGGCGCTGCTGGTGCTGATGACGGATACGGATGCAGCGGTACGGCAGACCGCCTGCCGCACGGTTGCCGAGGGCAAGGACCACGATCCCGTCTTCGCCCATGCCATGGCTGCCCTGCTGGACGACGCGGACCGCCGAGTCCAGGTCACCGCCGCATACGGGCTTGCGCTGCACGACGACGAGCGGTGCGTGGAAGCGGCACGCCGCCTCCCCCCAACACCACCCGGCTCGCCTCACGAGCACGAACTCGACGCAGTATGGCGATACGAGTGGCGCCGCGACGGCCACTGA
- a CDS encoding RNA-guided endonuclease InsQ/TnpB family protein, which yields MCRRPSGLRSGREAFRKGESDLVCQGGKWFLIATCEIPEGDLNTHPARFLGVDLGIVNIAVTSDGTRHCGRRVNRKGEQDRKLRSKLQKKNTKSAKRRAKKHAGKEVRRNKDINHKISKRIVAEAGGHLPARAQPRAWGSTGRGIALEELTGIRERARRRKPQRTTLPSWPFAQLGSFIAYKAKRAGVPVVYVDPAYTSQECSQCHHTARGNRPSQARFACRSCGFVEHADHNASHNIAHRGWYVWVCGAQSTAPELTPIA from the coding sequence ATGTGCCGCAGGCCGTCAGGGCTGCGGAGCGGCAGGGAGGCGTTCCGCAAGGGTGAGTCCGATCTGGTGTGCCAGGGCGGGAAGTGGTTCTTGATCGCGACTTGCGAGATCCCCGAGGGGGATCTGAACACTCATCCGGCCAGGTTCCTCGGGGTGGACCTGGGGATCGTGAACATCGCGGTCACCTCCGACGGGACACGCCACTGCGGTCGCCGCGTCAACCGCAAGGGGGAACAGGATCGCAAGCTGCGTTCCAAGCTGCAGAAGAAGAACACCAAGTCCGCCAAGCGGCGGGCGAAGAAGCATGCGGGCAAGGAAGTCCGGCGGAACAAGGACATCAACCACAAGATTTCGAAGCGGATCGTGGCGGAGGCAGGGGGGCACCTCCCTGCTCGAGCGCAGCCGAGAGCTTGGGGGAGCACCGGTCGCGGGATCGCCCTGGAAGAACTCACGGGCATCCGCGAGCGGGCACGGCGGAGAAAGCCCCAACGCACCACGCTCCCCTCCTGGCCCTTCGCCCAGCTCGGCTCGTTCATCGCCTACAAAGCGAAGCGGGCCGGAGTACCGGTCGTCTACGTCGACCCGGCCTACACCAGCCAGGAATGCTCCCAGTGCCATCACACCGCACGCGGAAACCGGCCCTCCCAGGCCCGCTTCGCGTGCAGGTCCTGCGGCTTCGTTGAGCACGCAGACCACAACGCGTCCCACAACATCGCCCACCGCGGGTGGTACGTGTGGGTCTGCGGGGCCCAGTCAACGGCCCCCGAACTCACCCCCATTGCGTGA
- a CDS encoding TetR/AcrR family transcriptional regulator: MTDEHDRPAPYREPQQARSAATLARVLQAAEEIAGSAGLEEMTISGVAERAGVSVGTIYRRFEDKEQLINVLTERMLDRREEYVAEQLRKAEPSLSGVMYAYAHTLLQSFADSTNLFPQLLRARGAKPSDRGARTITEVHRLLLEAAAPYADQIRRSDPQAALDTAARALLGACFHNSVRPDPAIGEAAQRRYADELSDMAIAYLLTPDHRGTART; encoded by the coding sequence ATGACCGACGAGCACGACCGCCCAGCGCCGTACCGGGAGCCCCAGCAGGCGCGCAGCGCCGCGACACTGGCCCGCGTACTGCAGGCGGCCGAGGAGATCGCCGGTTCGGCCGGTCTGGAGGAGATGACGATCTCTGGCGTCGCGGAACGCGCCGGCGTCTCGGTCGGCACGATCTACCGCCGCTTCGAGGACAAAGAGCAGCTGATCAACGTCCTGACGGAGCGGATGCTGGATCGGCGCGAGGAGTACGTGGCCGAGCAACTCCGCAAGGCCGAGCCATCACTGTCCGGCGTCATGTACGCCTACGCGCACACCCTGCTGCAGTCCTTCGCCGACAGCACCAACCTCTTCCCCCAGCTGCTGCGCGCGCGAGGCGCCAAGCCCTCGGACCGCGGGGCCCGCACCATCACCGAGGTCCATCGACTCCTGCTCGAAGCGGCGGCTCCCTACGCGGACCAGATCCGTCGCTCCGACCCGCAGGCGGCGCTGGACACCGCGGCCCGCGCCCTCCTAGGCGCCTGTTTCCACAACTCCGTACGCCCCGACCCCGCGATCGGTGAGGCGGCCCAACGCCGCTACGCGGACGAACTCAGCGACATGGCGATCGCCTACCTCCTCACACCCGACCACCGGGGCACCGCCCGCACCTGA
- a CDS encoding PP2C family protein-serine/threonine phosphatase, with protein sequence MDRTRIRARGDEVAVPDVPDVALGEFLADLGNSALDLSTAVARCTKALGLQHSVVYLADLQQRQLTPLNDVVPNLPIDDSLAGWTYRTQSLRVEESELGGMTAWLPLVDGAERLGVLAVRTPALDPLSLRRGRTLASLLAMMITSKRAYKDTYVCRTRTEPMRLPAEMLRAYLPPRTIGTTRVVSTAVLEPAYEVGGDAFDHALTDSILHAAILDAMGHDLASGLTSVVALAACRNARRTGADLPELVASVDAALSKWLPNQFCTAVLTQLDLATGKLRWINCGHPAPLLIRGQRLVPGAMDRDADPPLGMSAVFSPTPRGVHEIALEPGDRVMMFTDGVTEARTADGGEFGLERFADYVVRAAATGELAPETLRRLIHAILDSQENRLRDDATILMLEWRLTPRESEAQRR encoded by the coding sequence ATGGACCGGACCAGGATCCGAGCGAGGGGTGATGAGGTGGCGGTCCCTGACGTCCCTGACGTTGCCCTTGGTGAGTTCCTCGCGGATCTCGGCAACTCGGCGCTCGACCTCAGCACCGCTGTGGCGCGCTGCACCAAGGCCCTGGGCCTTCAGCACTCCGTGGTGTACCTGGCCGACCTGCAGCAACGGCAGCTGACTCCGCTCAACGACGTGGTACCGAACCTTCCCATCGATGATTCGCTCGCCGGCTGGACCTACCGCACCCAGTCCCTGCGTGTCGAGGAGTCAGAGCTTGGAGGGATGACAGCTTGGTTGCCCTTGGTGGACGGGGCGGAACGTCTCGGCGTTCTTGCTGTACGGACGCCCGCTCTCGATCCGCTCTCGCTGCGCCGCGGCAGGACGCTCGCGTCCCTGCTCGCCATGATGATCACGTCGAAGCGGGCGTACAAGGACACCTACGTCTGCCGGACCCGTACGGAGCCGATGCGGCTTCCGGCCGAGATGCTGCGCGCCTACCTCCCGCCCCGCACGATCGGCACCACACGGGTCGTGTCGACGGCCGTCCTGGAACCGGCATACGAGGTCGGCGGGGATGCGTTCGACCATGCGCTGACCGACTCGATCCTCCACGCGGCGATCCTGGATGCCATGGGACACGATCTCGCGTCGGGTCTGACTTCTGTAGTGGCGCTGGCTGCCTGCCGCAACGCCCGTCGCACCGGAGCAGACCTCCCAGAACTTGTGGCCTCCGTCGACGCGGCCCTGTCCAAGTGGCTGCCGAACCAGTTCTGCACCGCGGTCCTCACTCAATTGGACCTGGCCACCGGCAAGCTCCGCTGGATCAACTGCGGACACCCGGCACCGCTCCTCATCCGTGGCCAGCGCCTGGTCCCTGGTGCCATGGACCGCGACGCGGACCCGCCGCTGGGGATGTCGGCCGTCTTCAGCCCGACGCCGCGGGGTGTGCACGAGATTGCACTGGAGCCGGGTGACCGCGTGATGATGTTCACCGATGGCGTCACGGAAGCCCGTACGGCGGACGGCGGCGAGTTCGGTCTCGAACGGTTCGCGGACTACGTCGTCCGGGCCGCCGCGACGGGAGAGTTGGCGCCAGAGACACTACGGCGCCTCATCCACGCGATCCTGGATTCGCAGGAGAACCGTCTTCGGGACGACGCGACGATCCTCATGCTCGAGTGGCGGCTCACGCCCCGGGAATCAGAGGCGCAGAGGCGCTGA
- a CDS encoding IS5 family transposase, whose protein sequence is MMPVVGADLSTRLVPDELLELAAPLLPSFAARPQGGGTAPCDERAVFTAVVYALTSGCAWRHLPPTFGTSPATAHRRLHGMDRGRPVASAAPGGAGRTRGPGRGGLDLGDRRRGLRSRQKGGSLTGPNPVDRGKKGSKLHVLSDAQGILLAVAVSGANMHDSLALKPLIRGIPAVRSRRGPRRRRPVKLRTDQAYFSAEDLAWLRERGLVARIARPGIESGERLGRHRWKIERSIAWLFGYRRLTVRYERKGSHFLNFLGLAAALTCYKKLAKLAFVTMLEYKAARFGRTLVRIGRFEPTSQVCSQCGVKDGPEPLHVREWTCRGCGAVLDRDINPAVNVTKAAGLAVSACRARVRRGLVPTQRKEAGTHPKASRASGSQSGIALLQVGEDFKVSGSRACRAS, encoded by the coding sequence ATGATGCCGGTCGTGGGTGCTGATTTATCGACGCGTCTGGTTCCTGACGAACTCTTGGAGCTGGCCGCCCCGTTGCTGCCGTCGTTCGCTGCTCGTCCGCAAGGTGGTGGGACCGCTCCGTGTGACGAGCGGGCCGTGTTCACGGCAGTGGTGTACGCGCTGACCAGCGGCTGTGCCTGGCGGCATCTGCCGCCGACGTTCGGCACGTCGCCCGCCACCGCGCATCGCCGCCTTCACGGTATGGACCGAGGCCGGCCTGTGGCGTCGGCTGCACCGGGCGGTGCTGGACGCACTCGGGGCCCGGGGCGAGGTGGACTGGACCTCGGCGATCGTCGACGCGGCCTCCGTTCGCGCCAAAAGGGGGGATCGCTGACCGGGCCGAACCCGGTCGATCGCGGCAAGAAGGGCAGTAAGCTGCACGTGCTGTCCGATGCCCAGGGCATCCTGCTCGCCGTCGCCGTGTCCGGCGCGAACATGCACGACAGCCTTGCCCTCAAGCCGCTCATCCGCGGCATACCCGCCGTCCGGTCCCGCCGGGGACCACGGCGGCGCCGACCCGTCAAACTCCGCACGGACCAGGCGTACTTCTCCGCCGAAGACCTGGCCTGGCTGCGCGAGCGCGGGCTCGTCGCGCGCATCGCGCGGCCCGGCATCGAGTCCGGCGAACGCCTCGGTCGGCACCGCTGGAAGATCGAACGGTCGATCGCTTGGCTCTTCGGCTACCGCCGCCTCACCGTCCGGTACGAACGAAAGGGCTCGCACTTCCTCAACTTCCTCGGCCTGGCCGCCGCCCTGACCTGCTACAAGAAGCTCGCGAAACTTGCGTTCGTGACCATGCTCGAATACAAGGCCGCCCGGTTCGGGCGCACCCTCGTAAGGATCGGACGCTTCGAGCCGACCTCTCAGGTCTGCTCGCAGTGCGGCGTCAAGGACGGCCCCGAACCCCTGCATGTCCGGGAGTGGACGTGCAGGGGCTGCGGTGCCGTCCTCGATCGAGACATCAACCCGGCGGTCAACGTCACCAAGGCCGCAGGACTTGCGGTGTCAGCCTGTCGAGCGCGGGTAAGACGGGGACTTGTCCCGACACAGCGCAAAGAAGCAGGAACCCACCCGAAGGCGAGCCGGGCATCCGGCAGCCAGTCGGGAATCGCCCTCCTCCAGGTGGGCGAGGATTTCAAGGTCAGTGGAAGCCGAGCATGCCGGGCGAGTTGA
- a CDS encoding transposase produces MTDLTAMRTEGIAEQFRLHPKVTAEVDEGYRGLANEFPDQISAPPKKPKGDAPLGERYAWREMRRRQSSQQICVEHANAELRQWCPLQRYTGPREDYAATYQAIASLVSDRSARRPTRRKPSTEFVLARQAAC; encoded by the coding sequence TTGACCGATCTGACCGCGATGCGCACCGAGGGGATCGCCGAGCAGTTCCGGCTCCACCCGAAGGTGACGGCCGAGGTCGACGAGGGCTACCGGGGGCTGGCCAACGAATTCCCTGACCAAATCAGCGCCCCTCCGAAGAAGCCGAAGGGCGACGCGCCGCTCGGCGAGCGGTACGCCTGGCGGGAGATGCGCCGACGGCAGTCCTCACAGCAGATCTGCGTCGAGCACGCCAACGCCGAATTGCGGCAGTGGTGCCCGCTCCAGCGCTACACCGGCCCACGCGAGGACTACGCCGCGACCTACCAGGCGATCGCTTCTTTGGTTTCGGACCGTTCGGCTCGCCGACCGACCCGCCGCAAGCCGAGCACCGAGTTCGTGCTCGCCCGGCAGGCCGCCTGCTGA